The DNA region TGTTGCTGTTCAGGCCGGAGTTCAGTATGTCCTCGCCGTAGAGCAGCCCTTCGTGCTGTTCGATACGAAACATTTTGAGAAGGGCCAACTCGAACAGTCTGTCGTAATTGAAAGTCAGCAGACGACAATTTGTGTTTCGGAATCGTTGCCGCCAGTCGCTGCTTCCCGGAAAGAGCTTCAAGATGAGGCGCTGATAGCTGTCCAAAACCTTGGCCTTCGCCGCCTGCTCCAAGTGGAGAAACAACGCAGCGGTGGCAATCTTTGCGTTTAGAATTCTTCGGCTACGCACGCCATAGGCTTGCGTGGACGGCTGCCGTTGGTCGTCCAAAGCGCGGTTGTGAATTCGGAACGTCAGATCATCGAGCGTTTGAACGTTCTCGTGGCGCAAGAGCGCGACAGTTTCGTCAACGCATCGCTTCAGTTTCGGTGAATCGCCATCGAGAGTGCGGCTGAATGATTCCAACTCAGGGATAAAGCCTGCTGCCAGTGGGTAGCCGTATTTGACTGAACAACCCGCGCCGAGGATATAAATCGTGGTGGCGTTCATTGGATCGATTCCGAGTGACAGGCGTTCAAGTCAACCCAGTAGCCGGATTCACGAAAGGCGTCGTCAGGCAAATACTGGTATCGGATAATCCGCACTTTTCCTGGTGTGTCACCGGCCAAGTTTTCGACATTCCAAAGTTCCCAATGGTCTTCAGGGGGCCCTTTGGCGTGCCTCTTTGATTGCTGCCATTCTTTTTGGGTCACAAAGACCGATTTTGCCTCGCGAAGGTGAGCCTTGATTTCAATTCGCAGCACGTGGCCTGGCTTGATAGCGAGAACGTCGTACCCATGATTTCGCTTTCGCTCGTCATGGACTTTGAACCCACGCAATCCCGGAACACGCTGGAACTGTTGCAAAATGACTTGCACAGCCGCATTCTCAATCTCAGTTTTTGTAGCGTGAGAGACGCCAGCCATAGGGTGTTGCCCCTGGGTTTCTCTGTCACCAGCTTCCCCTTTCTGGGGCTCACGTCCTGGTTGTCGTCTGGTGTGTGCGTTGACGTGAATAAACTCCGCTTCAGCATCGGGTGATTTGAGTGGAGAACTGGAATTTGGTTCGCTTTCCGTAGATCGGGCCAATTGCGGTGGCTCGTTTCGATCGTCTGTCTTACCTGGAGATCGAGTAATGCCAGCATCCGGTGGGCTGCTTTCGGGTGGCGACTTTGCAGACTGTGCGTCTGACTTGAGCTGGTCACTCGCTTGGGACTCCGGCGCTGGGTTCTGTTGAGGCGTGGCGGCTACGCTGCCGCCGGAAGGCGCTTCTGGTGGGATCGGCGGACGTGATTCACGATTATCTTGATTCGTGGCCTTGGTGGTGAGTTCCACAATTTCCGACCTGTAGCCGACCGATTGCAGCCAGGCTTTTTGCTGCGGTATTAGTTCCCATTTCCGTTCAGCCAGTTCACGACGCGCGTCGACAGATTCGAGACCGAGGAGGCGATAAACAGTGTCTTCACCTTGCTTACCGTGCCGACCAAACTGCGCAGCAATGGACATGGCGGCGGCAGCCTGTTGTGCTTTCGCCGTCGCATTTTGTCGGAGACACAGCCGTTGGTCGTGACTGGACCAAAAGGCGTCGTCCTCGTCGCTTGAAACGGGCGTGGCATCACCATCAAGCCAGTATTCAATGCGTAATTCGGTGACCTGCGCTTCGTCCGTCTTCAACAATTGCTCAAGCTGTTGGCGCTTGTTGCTCCACCCGTCGGCACCGTCGGCAGCGCAAACCCAGCATAGCAACAGCTCCTTCGATGCAGGGGTGAGAAATTTTGGGTCACCGTTGGATTGCGTGACGAGTGTGTGTGCCACGCGGCTTCTGAGATTTCGGGCAAGCGACAAGCATCCCAAACTATCAAGTAACCGATTTAGCGTCGCTGAAGCGATTTCCTTTGGTTTCCAGGCAATCCGCACAACTCCTGCAAAAATCCCTTCGGCAAACGTGTCATCCGGCGCATACACAGTTCCCGGTACATCGAAGCGCCTCGCTGCAGTCCAGACCTTCAGGTGCGGTTTAATCTGAATCCACCACTCCGGTAGTTCACCTGTACTTACAACCCTCGCGAGCTTTCCGAGGATCATATTCAGACGCTTCTCAACAACATCAGGAGCGAGCAAGTCCCCGCTCGACATCTGTGCCCACACCTCGGACAGTTGCTGTTCCGGCACATCGGCGCAGACTCCAAGTTTTTCGATAAAGAATCCTCGAAGGTCCTCGTTTTCATAAGTCAGCGCCGCATAACCGAAGTATTCGTCAAACACATCACCCGCATCGTTCCAAAACACACGCTCTGCCTGCATCCACTGGGGTGTGGGACGGGCGAGGAAAATCAGTGCCTCGGTGCGAAAGATTCCAGTATCGAACTCCAGTGTTTGGAGCCGGCGGTAAATGCGAACAACCAATCCTTCATCCACGTTGCCTCCATCCCGAATTTGCCGAAGCAGGTTGATGAGCGTTGCCGCAGAGAGGCGGAGGTGAGTTCCAAGTTTTTCAAGTAATTCTGCATGTAGCTTTGACAGGCTGTAAGCAACGGAGTCGCGGAGAAATTCACGAACCTCCGGATCATTTACGAATGCTACCGGCGGCGAGACTAAGCCTTTCGTAGAGTGCAACCACGGGCGGATACGGAGCGCAGTACCTAGCTCAGACGGCAGAGTGTTTTGGTTCCCAAGCCAAGTCTTTTCATCCGTGTCGAGGGTTAAGAATCTGGCGAAAACATCAGGTTTGAACCCTCCAATCCAATGTTCCAAGGCAGCAACCTTTCGGTTCATATTCTGTGGAGCTTGTTGCAGATCCAAGTCACGAAGCCAGCGCGGACAGCCCCAATCAACTCTCCCGTCGTGGCGTCTGATTCTCGCCGGGTCGGGAACGCCGGTTGCGCCGCAAGCCATCATCAACTTACGAACCGAATCCTTTGTTGCCACTGGCTGACCACCTATGTAGGCGTCGCTCAAGAGCCAGAAATGCTGACGGTCCTGTGCGCTGATA from Verrucomicrobiota bacterium includes:
- a CDS encoding DUF3883 domain-containing protein — protein: MRISTKQIRREQYWLDSPTHNSGDNPLMGRLRRALNQLATGIFEHAHHYVFELTQNADDNRYTENTDRFLKFVLLNNDPTETPRSQGCLCVLNDETGFEKKHVESLCDIGNSTKQGNREGYIGEKGIGFKSVFLISNRPHVISNGYSFHFRRDDCDAGLGYIVPHWDEKITAVTESIPTAILLPLRGSSGVDVAKQLADVEPECILFLRKLQRIELVAAHTGLNRTMHRSGTDGFVALESDGTRTSYFVHRAEHSCSHIHEPLREGVCSTSVTVALPLSTPDATDGRVFAFLPTEARTGFPFLINADFLLPASRERIFDTPEWNKQLVKFAAATFVEAFDGLRDNANHRTLAYRFIPVKTDLFPGASLFAPLMESVQTVLREKKCILTKVGDFILPADAYFAEPLSRRLLSESPSRLADFRLVHSDLENHRKRLEPLGVQTLTIPQVLDICADADWLRARDTKWWETLFELLSQYNVSVEVVASFPLLRCQDGVCRRPSDRTVFIQAEGQQAPLTIPPEWPAAHIFDTDLQKRLQQKPIAWAWLSRVVGLRLFSVQAYITGSLLNWMCSQTGEHAAKRIVAATHFIATNISKPEEHRQTLQERMPWLLADERVLLSEDRSGKELVTPECLEGDLGWNWVFISAQDRQHFWLLSDAYIGGQPVATKDSVRKLMMACGATGVPDPARIRRHDGRVDWGCPRWLRDLDLQQAPQNMNRKVAALEHWIGGFKPDVFARFLTLDTDEKTWLGNQNTLPSELGTALRIRPWLHSTKGLVSPPVAFVNDPEVREFLRDSVAYSLSKLHAELLEKLGTHLRLSAATLINLLRQIRDGGNVDEGLVVRIYRRLQTLEFDTGIFRTEALIFLARPTPQWMQAERVFWNDAGDVFDEYFGYAALTYENEDLRGFFIEKLGVCADVPEQQLSEVWAQMSSGDLLAPDVVEKRLNMILGKLARVVSTGELPEWWIQIKPHLKVWTAARRFDVPGTVYAPDDTFAEGIFAGVVRIAWKPKEIASATLNRLLDSLGCLSLARNLRSRVAHTLVTQSNGDPKFLTPASKELLLCWVCAADGADGWSNKRQQLEQLLKTDEAQVTELRIEYWLDGDATPVSSDEDDAFWSSHDQRLCLRQNATAKAQQAAAAMSIAAQFGRHGKQGEDTVYRLLGLESVDARRELAERKWELIPQQKAWLQSVGYRSEIVELTTKATNQDNRESRPPIPPEAPSGGSVAATPQQNPAPESQASDQLKSDAQSAKSPPESSPPDAGITRSPGKTDDRNEPPQLARSTESEPNSSSPLKSPDAEAEFIHVNAHTRRQPGREPQKGEAGDRETQGQHPMAGVSHATKTEIENAAVQVILQQFQRVPGLRGFKVHDERKRNHGYDVLAIKPGHVLRIEIKAHLREAKSVFVTQKEWQQSKRHAKGPPEDHWELWNVENLAGDTPGKVRIIRYQYLPDDAFRESGYWVDLNACHSESIQ